A genomic region of Aspergillus oryzae RIB40 DNA, chromosome 1 contains the following coding sequences:
- a CDS encoding uncharacterized protein (predicted protein) — MVAFAKWHVYHGEEGMKEWRASVRTDEGMKVPLGANEEGFRFCKGKLLEKRRVFFGEEGREHCLLALLATDPRYERRGAASLLTQWGCDSADRLGIECYVESSKKGYPVYKRKGFEEISSQEDENVIHFDASRFTGRGGNDGDWVNLVCMVRKPRKSVC, encoded by the exons ATGGTTGCGTTTGCCAAGTGGCATGTTTACCACGGGGAAGAGGGGATGAAGGAATGGCGCGCGTCTGTGAGGACGGATGAGGGTATGAAGGTTCCGCTTGGAGCAAATGAGGAAGGGTTTCGGTTTTGTAAGGGGAAATTACTGGAAAAAAGGAGAGTgttctttggtgaggagggcAGGGAGCATTGTT TGCTGGCACTGCTAGCTACTGATCCTCGATATGAGCGTCGTGGAGCAGCTTCTCTTCTGACGCAGTGGGGCTGTGACTCTGCCGATAGACTTGGAATTGAGTGCTATGTCGAGTCCTCGAAGAAGGGATACCCAGTATACAAGAGAAAGGGGTTCGAGGAGATATCTTCCCAAGAAGACGAGAATGTTATTCATTTCGACGCTAGTAGATTTACAGGCAGGGGAGGTAATGACGGTGACTGGGTTAATCTGGTCTGCATGGTGCGAAAGCCAAGGAAGAGCGTATGCTAG
- a CDS encoding uncharacterized protein (thiamine pyrophosphate-requiring enzymes [acetolactate synthase, pyruvate dehydrogenase (cytochrome), glyoxylate carboligase, phosphonopyruvate decarboxylase]): MADESTVGSPIVADAFLEALAEAGVDYLFTVLGSDHPSIIEAYIRRQNDPTRQYPKMILFQHEFVAMSAADGYARISHKPACVIAHVDVGTAALGQGLHNASSGRAPVVVFAGVAPSTLLGEAPGSRSEHVQWYQDIRDQAALVAPYSRFSAEIKSPHNVGSLVHRAVLMATTGSPGPVYLTATREILATPIPSVEPRPKPVPSCHLGSLSPEAVEMIGNALLEAKAPLVITGYLGRSHRAVQQLITLADTVQGLRVFDSELREVCFPATHPACLTRSTGAAPAIQSADVILVLDADVPWIPRRVHPSPSAEIYHIDLDPRKERMNMFDIGASATFHADTTSALTQLNAYITSSPRLPALQEAWTSRAQDLLTAHKEGKARIDSRATAPLSTPNEPCTVDYLCSRIRASVPQDTIYITDSVTNQVPMTEQLQLTRPGSHLTKGGSGLGWSGGAAIGASLATARYDISDRPNLHLNETTKTPFICNIIGDGSFVFSVPTAVYWAAHRYQTPFLTVILNNGGWNATRQCLADVHPSGVAAGLSNRDLGISLVEDGPDYGEVAKAAANGNLWTKRVRSVGELDVVLREGIRVVVEERKSVVLDIVIR, from the exons ATGGCCGATGAAAGTACTGTGGGAAGCCCTATCGTGGCGGATGCGTTTCTGGAGGCTCTGGCGGAA GCCGGTGTCGACTACCTCTTCACCGTACTTGGCTCCGATCACCCTAGTATCATTGAAGCCTATATCCGCCGCCAAAATGACCCCACTCGTCAGTATCCCAAGATGATCCTGTTCCAACACGAG TTCGTAGCCATGTCAGCTGCAGATGGCTACGCTAGGATCAGTCACAAACCGGCATGTGTGATCGCCCACGTGGACGTGGGGACCGCTGCCCTGGGCCAGGGTCTGCACAATGCATCTAGCGGACGTGCCCCTGTCGTAGTCTTCGCCGGTGTCGCCCCATCCACGCTGTTGGGTGAGGCTCCAGGTTCTCGCTCGGAACATGTCCAGTGGTACCAGGATATTCGCGATCAGGCGGCCCTCGTGGCACCCTATAGCCGCTTTAGCGCGGAGATCAAGTCCCCGCATAATGTTGGGAGTCTGGTGCATCGCGCTGTCCTGATGGCCACGACCGGCTCCCCAGGTCCAGTGTATCTCACTGCAACGCGGGAGATCCTAGCTACCCCCATCCCCTCAGTGGAGCCCCGGCCAAAGCCCGTCCCATCCTGTCACTTGGGATCCCTCTCTCCCGAAGCAGTGGAGATGATCGGTAACGCACTGTTGGAGGCAAAAGCCCCTCTCGTGATCACAGGGTATCTAGGCCGAAGCCACCGCGCAGTCCAACAACTCATTACCCTGGCGGACACAGTCCAAGGCCTCCGAGTCTTCGACTCCGAGCTCCGGGAGGTCTGCTTCCCGGCAACCCACCCAGCCTGCCTAACCCGCAGCACAGGCGCCGCACCAGCCATCCAATCCGCCGACGTAATTCTCGTCCTAGACGCCGACGTCCCTTGGATCCCACGGCGAGTGCACCCCTCCCCAAGCGCAGAAATCTACCACATCGACCTGGACCCGCGCAAAGAACGCATGAACATGTTCGACATTGGCGCCTCCGCCACCTTCCACGCCGACACAACATCAGCCCTAACTCAACTAAACGCGTACATAACCAGCTCCCCACGGCTCCCAGCCCTCCAAGAAGCCTGGACCTCCCGAGCCCAAGATCTCCTAACTGCCCACAAGGAAGGGAAAGCCCGCATCGACTCCCGCGCCACAGCACCCCTCTCAACTCCTAATGAGCCCTGCACGGTCGACTACCTATGTAGCCGCATCCGCGCCTCCGTCCCACAGGACACAATCTACATCACAGACTCAGTCACCAACCAAGTTCCCATGACGGAACAGCTCCAACTCACCCGTCCCGGATCCCACCTTACAAAAGGAGGCAGCGGACTGGGCTGGTCCGGCGGCGCAGCCATCGGCGCTTCACTCGCAACAGCCCGGTACGATATCTCCGATCGACCTAATCTCCACCTGAACGAAACCACCAAAACACCTTTCATCTGTAACATCATCGGCGACGGGAGTTTCGTTTTCTCCGTGCCTACGGCAGTTTACTGGGCTGCGCATCGGTATCAGACGCCTTTCTTGACTGTTATCTTGAATAACGGGGGTTGGAATGCTACGAGGCAGTGTTTGGCCGATGTGCATCCTAGCGGTGTGGCTGCCGGATTGTCGAATAGGGATCTTGGGATCTCGCTGGTGGAGGATGGGCCGGATTATGGGGAGGTGGCGAAGGCTGCTGCTAATGGTAATTTGTGGACGAAGAGGGTGCGTAGTGTGGGAGAGTTGGATGTGGTGTTGAGGGAGGGGATTAGGGTTGTGGTTGAAGAGCGGAAGTCAGTTGTCTTGGATATCGTTATTAGGTAG
- a CDS encoding uncharacterized protein (predicted protein): MDIWVCLMPLPVLARLQLDRIRKIGVMIVFCMGLFVCITSIVRMSAMAESTKTNDPTWGSFDALMWSAIEASTGIICACLPFLKHPIQRLIPTWFVSLSNGSKKTRPSYRMSRLGSQSGIRTGGHRDEDYYGEADAESMGSQGPIAKGQIVMKTDIVMRSERAYS, translated from the coding sequence ATGGACATCTGGGTGTGCTTAATGCCACTTCCCGTCCTGGCAAGGCTACAGCTCGACCGTATCCGCAAAATAGGGGTGATGATTGTCTTCTGCATGGGCCTCTTCGTCTGCATAACGAGTATCGTTCGCATGtcggccatggctgaaaGTACAAAGACAAATGATCCAACATGGGGATCTTTCGATGCGCTGATGTGGAGTGCTATTGAGGCTAGTACGGGGATTATTTGTGCCTGTCTGCCATTTCTGAAGCATCCGATCCAGAGACTTATCCCTACTTGGTTTGTGTCATTGTCGAATGGCTCAAAAAAGACGAGACCGAGTTACCGGATGAGCCGACTCGGGTCGCAGTCCGGGATTCGGACCGGTGGGCATAGAGATGAGGATTACTATGGGGAGGCTGATGCCGAGAGTATGGGTAGTCAGGGGCCTATTGCCAAGGGTCAGATTGTTATGAAGACGGATATTGTCATGCGTAGTGAGCGGGCTTATTCGTGA